A region of the Yarrowia lipolytica chromosome 1C, complete sequence genome:
tgtatttttttgagACAGGTGTGTAAGAGGTGGTTTTGCGACGTGGTGGGGAGTCGCAGGAGATGGTGGTAGGTGGTTTGGAGGGATTCTGGGATGGTTCCGTTTTTTCCCGATTTTCTCCTTTTCTTTGACCCTTTTATTAATTTTTATGCCTCAATTAATTCGCCTTAATGATTTGATTATTTATTGGTTTATTGAATTAATGAATTTAATTGATTTAATTGTCTATCCATACAAATCATCTATCTGCACCATCCCAGTTTGTTTTTCGTTTGTTGTTCGCTATATTATCGCTTTTTGCTCGCTATTTATCGCTATTTTCTCGCTTCGTTTTTTTacactttttttttgttaaATTTTTCGTTTTCACACCCAACTTACCCTACCTCTCATATTGTGCAACTTTAAATTTAAGCACTTCCCCGCTTGCTCCCAAGGTGGGctaaaaataaaaataaattgAATTCGCAAAATTCGCAGAAATTCGCAGAAATTCTCAGCGTGTGAAATGCCAAACGTTTTGGACATCAAAAATTGTAATAACAATTGTCGGTTTTTTCTCGACAAAAATCACTCTTCAGAATCTGAACTATCCTGCTCTAAACCCCGATATCGACTGTATCTAACTCCCCAAAAATAACATAGAGCCTTAACTTTGAACTCGTGAAAATTATGACAGGGCTCTGTGGGGTATTTCCGTACCGATTATGTGATATTTAATGGCGTCCATAGTGGGAAGTAATTCTGATTTATTGATTTTTCCCATTTATTTCTGCCACTAATACCGCGTTGCGATTTCTCCGATTTTCCCCAAATTTCCGGCATAAAAAACGGATTAATATTCCACGGGATCGACATTGTGGGGAACCAGTATTTCCAATGACATGCAGACCATCAGGGGCGCCAAGGTCGGAATGGCCTGCCTACAGTAACCTCCACATGCCCGTCTCAGTATGCTGAAGATGCACTGTACCTTGCTCATTCCTGGACTTGCACGACACGGTCCTTGTGGTGACCACAGACCCCAGGTGGTGCCCACAACATGGGTCGTGTGGTGCCCAGACATGCAATAGGCAGGCACAACAGGGTCTGTGTCATGGCACACAGGGAGTGTCATAGGCACCACAAAGCCAGTGTCATAGGCACCACAGGGTCAATGTCATGGCCACAAAGCCAGTGTCATGGGCACCACAGGGCTAATGTCATGACCACAACACCACTGCAATGGCACACAGCCACTGTCATGGGCAGCACAAAACCCATGTCACCCCACGACATGTCAGCTGTCGCCAgtcctactgtactgagACACTGTGCGGTTGTTTCGAATGAGCTCTGAATATTGGTAGTTGTACATAGTGGGGTGTATGAACCCACAGATGTCTCAAAAGTGGACGTTGATTTATTTCGAATATTTACAAATTATCGACAGATATAGCTGAAAATCGAAACAATTCATATTCAATCAATAACGACTCCAAATTGAttgtgaaaaaaatatcacAAATCTTCAAATATCCTAAGCTATCTCTGACACTGACACTCTCCTTGATACGACAGTCATCTGTCGGGATCTCAATCTTTTCTCAGAAACTTGTTTCATCTAATAGAAAGCCGTCTAAAAAAATACTGTGGAGATGAGGAGCTGGGGAACGGTTCCTGGGGCTTTTGAGCCAGCGTAAATTGGCCAGAAATATTATTTGAAACAAACAATGGCAGCTTCAACGCTAGTTCTAACGTTCCGTATGACCTTTTTTACGAGACGTTATAcgaactacaagtagaacgAGATTGAGAAAAGACAGGTGCATATAGTGAAAAATTCTTTTTGATGATGATAATTTGCATTTGTGAAGTCAATGACCTCATCTTACTTCTACTAttgatttgattttttaAAATATCTCTCAACTCAGTATTAGTCATTGATCATAGAAGTGTTCATATTCAACTGGGAATAGTGCTACGACTTGGACTGTTTCAGAGTTGGTTATTTAACCCGATTGATGTAATATGGGCGTTTTTTGATTCTCTGAACGGCACTCTTGTTTTATTATACAATTATTATCAAATATCCTTTTTGAAAAATTAGATAAAATCCATAAATTCAAATAAATTCAAATTTAATCGGAAATTGattttaaaaaaacaaatcCAATATCCAAGACTCAATCTACCTAATTATCTATCCGGAATTAAAATCACAATTCTCCTCGAAAAACTACAATATTTTCAAAATTCCATCTTCCCCCACCACCCTCAAACTCAATTGCACACTAATATCATACAAGATTACCCTAACCCGGATCTAATCTGCGCCCCACTGCCCTAGCCCTTTTGCCCCACCTGCACCCTAACCCTGCCCCACTCCGCCGATTACACACCCCTGTACCCTGTAACTATgtaaccctaaccctgatGCGCATTCTTTTCGTGTAGAGTTTACAGTGCAAAGTCTACACCACGCGGATTAAGTGAGGGAAAAGAATATTGCGATTTAATAGTCAAAAATGAGAGAAGATTGAATGGTGAAATAGaagggggaaaaaaacgacTAGAAAAAGTGCTATTTTGTAGCTAGAGATGATGAGGGTACGGCTGGAGATCTACTGCGATGTCGGTGTCTATTTTAGTGTTGGTGTGGATTTTTGGGCTAATTTTTAGTGTCAATAAATGAGGACAAATCGGGAAATACTGAAGTAGAAGGAGTGTGAatttttttggtgtttttttgcacGTCTCTTGGTTGCTTGTTGAATTTTCTGTGTATTTGTGTGTCATTTGAGagatatttatttatttatttttactTCATTATTTGTATTTACTTTTCTGTTATTAGGTGGAATTTTGTCAATTATGATTTTTTATACTTACTTAACATTACCAACCATATTACTTGACACTCTACCCTCCAGCCCTCTCTATACGACCATACAGTGCACAAAGAGTTCTACATACATGTTTTGCGCACCGAAGAGATGAGGCTTTTGCCAATCTCGTTTATCGGACGTGTTTTTCTCGCCGCTTTTGGCCACCTCCCAAATGTCtcaaacaaacacaacacTGGTCTCAGGTGTCTACATATGAGTCTCAGACCAGCTGGACTTTACATAGTGCAAGCAAAAACTCGCCAGAAGCCGCGGAACAGTCCAAAGCCATTGTTGTTTGCTTTTTTGGGCGATTTTTcggcttctttttgtgtctctgaaACCCCAAGCACGCGACCCAATCCCAAACGGCTACATTCCAGGATCTTACCCAAAAGGGCAGAAAGAGTCCGTATTTGGATGGGTGTGCAGAGTGATGTCATGTGATCTATGTGTGAGTTGTatttttgttcttttttcAGTGTATTTTTGTACACTTTTTGGCGAGATAAAGGTGTTGGAATTTTTGTAGAAAATTCAAGAAAAGTGACGGAAAAAAAGATGGTTTCAATATCgactcaaaaaaaaaaaaaaaaacatctAAAAAAAGTCCAAAGTTTTGCTGCGGATTAGTCGGTTGTTGTTATCACTTGAAATACCGAGATCGCAAGtacatcacgtgactggcTCACGTCCCCAAATCCCCAGGTCCAGTATCAGTGTGACTAAGAGTGTCTATATCCACCCCGTTAGGAATGTACAATTAGAATTGGATCTGGGATTATGAAGGGTgcgggtcacgtgacaccaGGATTGTCACGCGACACGCTTGAAGAGAATGTCGGGTCGAGAACCCCGTGGTACCAGTCGTATGAAAAATGTCTGACGGCGCCGAAATCAGGGCATGAGCGGAAGCTCATGGTGATAAAAAGATTGAACTGTAGAGAAAGACGTTCAAAAGTGACCAgacagaaaagaaaaatatACTGTCTGAATCAGAAGATGACGAGGCAGAAGAAGGTACCTTTATATCTGCAAAATCTTCAATATCTATCCGGTTTTCACCAAGATTGATGCCAAATATCCAACCCATTCAATATGAGGTACCGAAAACCCTAAAGCATAGGAATGTTCACGAGAAAAAGACCATGAGAGTGAGATGTCATAGGAGCTGAAAAAGAGTAATGCTTTGACACAAGACTCTCCAAGTCTATCTTTTTCCCACCCCAAATAAAGTCGGTCAAAATGTGAGCCGAAAGGAATTTATTTttcttccttttttcctttttgctttttctttttttcttgctTTTTCTTTGTTCCAAATCGCCGAGTCCAAATCACTGGGTCAGTGATAGGCGAGACGGACTGGAAATTGTGGTGGATTCTAGCGATAAACGAGAAAAAGGGGGTTTCCTGGATCTCTGATCACGTGTCTTCTCAGATTGTGGTAAAATTATCGATTCCCACCATAATGCAACAGTCGTGATTTTGTCAATGTCCAGGTCTCCGCTCCTTCCTCTCTGCCCTCCCACATAAGCTCAATGACACCATATCACCGGGGGCTTATCTGTGAGACGCCAACCGTTATCAAAGTTCCAAACAGCGTCAACGCTTCGGAATTGGCGGGTCCCCTCCTAATTGCGTGGGTCTCTTTGGGCGATAGGCCTGGTGTGGCGTTCTGATGGTTTTGTGGCTTGCCTAAGCGTCGATATAGAGGGTAACGGCgtgtgtatatatattgtgGGGAAGCGGGGCGGCGATTTTGGCCGCGGCGGTGTGTTTGCAACGTCTTGTGAGGCGTCCAGACGGCGGGAAAAAATGAGGATACTCTGGAGATATCTGATACCACGGTGCTTATCTTGCTGAGGTCAGATAAGAGCACACCACTATGATAAGGCTTTGATTTGATTGATTCCGTTTTTCGCTTTTGCTCGCCGAGTCAGGCTAGTGATTGGGGAACGGAGGTGATTGGCGTGGGGGAGGGGGACGGAGACGGAGAATGTAGGTGAAGGAGGACGCAAGGGAAGGAAAGAAAGTggatggaggtggagctGGGGATGGGGCGATTCGTGTGGatgtggttttgtgtctctgCGACCCGTTTTGGGCAACTTGGATCTGGTGCTGGGTGCGGCATGGATGCATTATCTGGTGTGAAATGCGGATTGTTGATGCACCAGGGGTACGGGTATTGTGCTCTGATAAGGCACCAAAGAGGGTGCAAAGAGGGTGACGGGGGTTCGAAATGGGCGGGGCGGCGACACGGGCTTCCAAGGGGCTCGGAAACGGGAGGCAACACAGTCCGGTCGTCATTGACGCTGTTGGTTCGGGCGGCGGGATCCAGGGATCGGTTCCCTGAGGATTCTGTTTATAACTCGGTCCTTTTGCGAGCTCCCTTGCCTCTCTTTGTCACTTGTCACTTGTCACTTGCGGAATCGCATATCCGACATGTTCAGATCCAGTTGGACTATGTCGCATGTCcgatacgatacgataGCCAAAAAGATAATGCGTGGTGACAACAAGGCCGTAGTCAAAAAGATAGCccaagtatatatagacgTCTTGTTGCCCGGTGTTTTGACCCACACACTAGAACGGAGTTGACACAGACATcgaaagaacaagaaacagaagaTACACACAGCGTGACTGACACCGACCAAGAATCACACCGACCAAGAATCACACCGGCCCAGATTCACACCGACCCAGATTCACACCGACCCAGaatcaccacaaacacaacacaTCACGAGACATCGTACACCTCGAAACTTCTTTTGTGTCTCAATCTAGACTTCTCTTCCTTCAACACCTGATATTGTGAGTATCTACGTTGATCTGTAGTGACAGGCGACTAGTACGTGTCCCTGGCTTGGATCATGTGGGGTTATCAACCCGTATGTCTCCATGGGTCTGAGCCACCTGACTTGTCTGGAACAACAGGTGGTTGCAACACCGACATATGGACTGCGTTTGTGTGTCACAGAACCAGTTGAGCCCATGCTGTTGCCAAAAGCTGATGACTACCCCACCTCGATTGCTAACACAGATTCACCTATTGCACCCCTCACCAtgtccatcttccagaacGCCGTGAATGCGGACCTCCCCCGAGCCATCGCTGGCAAAGGCTCCTACCTGACACTGGAAAACCCCAAGACCGGCGCCCAATACGACATCCTCGATGGCTCCTCCGGGGCTGCCGTCGCCGCCGTGGGCCACAACCACCCCCGAATCGTGCAGGCCATGCAGCACTGTGCTGGTCTGCCCTACATCTTCACGCATGCCGTGGGCTCCAAGCAGGCCGACGATCTCGCCGAGCTCATTCTATCCAAGTCCAACGGGGCCTTTTCGCGGGCCCTGTTTCTCAACTCCGGGTCGGAGGCCAACGAGACCGCCATGAAGATTGCCACCCAGTTCTTCTACGAGCAGGGCCAAACCCAGCGATGCAACTTCATCTCCCGTGACTTCTCCTACCACGGCAACACCCTTGGCTCTCTTTCCCTCGGCGGCTTCAAGTCCCGACAGGTGCCCTACAAAgagattctcaactccaaggccTTCCACAAGGTCTCCACATGCTTCCCCTACCGGCACCAGAAGGACGGCCAGACCGAGGAGCAGTACACCCAAatgctgctggacgagctggacgCCAAGTTCCAGGAGCTGGGCCCCGACACGGTCATTGCCTTTGTGTGCGAGACTGTGATTGGCGCCACTCTCGGTGCCGTGCCCCCTTCCAAGGGCTACATTTCCGGCTGCCGAGACATTTGCCACAAGTACGGCGCTCTGTTCCTTCTGGACGAGGTCATGTGTGGCATGGGTCGAACCGGTACCTACCACGCCTGGGAGCCCGAGTTTGAGGCCGGCACTGGCGGCCCCGACATTCAGACCGTGGCAAAGGTACTAGGAGGTGGCTACGTTCCTCTCGCAGGAGTCCTGCTTTCCCCCAAGGTCTTTGACGTTTTCCAGAAGGGCTCGGGCATTGTCTACGGCCACCAGACCTACCAGGACCACGTGTTTGCCACTGGCGTGGCTCTGGAGATCCAGCGGCTTATTTTCGACCAGAATCTCATTGAGGAGTGCTTCGAGATGGGCAAGTATCTGGGCATGGCTCTCAAGCGCAAGTTTGCAGACAACCCTTATGTCGGAGACGTGCGGGGCCGGGGTCTGTTCTGGGACGTTGAGTTTGTGGCGGACAAGGCGACCAAGGAGGTGTTTCCGGCCTCCATGAACCTGGCTGGCATCATGCATGTTCGGTGCATTGAGAACGGCGCCCATTTcctcaagggcaagggcaCCATTGATTCTGTTCTCGGAGACCACATGATGGTGTCTCCCGCGTACACCGTCACCCGGGTGGAGATAGACCGTATGATCGACGTGTTGGCCAACACTCTGGCCGAGGTTCTTGCTGAGAATGGGTACAATTAGAGAGTATGGGAGTGTGTATTTATATGTAATTTAATCTGTGTATGCGAGCTGGGGAGGTCGCAGGTAGAgagatgtacaagtacaagtacagtacttgtagacaaCAGATCCGATAATGTCATAATTTCAACACAGGAGATTTGAGCCCAATTCGAAGGTTGGAACCGAAGGCTGGGTCAGATACATGTGATTGAACTCGTCTTGATCAACTCGAATCTGTGTGACACGGTTTGAACAGAGACAGTGGAGTTTCTTTAGTCTCGTTATCTCCGGATCATGTTGTATTCCCTTATCAACTTCGTTAATGGGCGATCACTGCCGTCAAACTTCACTTTGGCGTGCTCAGCATAATTTTTTCTGCTCCATTCTTCAAGTATTCTTAAACAAAGTGTCCAACAAACAATACTTGATCCTGCAACTTGAATCGTCGATAGCAGAGATATTGCTAGTAAAAAACACGATTATTTCCGAATTATGTTAGCAACTGGTGTTTTAGTTACCGAATGAAACCTTTTGCGAATCTCCAGCTGTTTTTGAACGTCCAAAAAAGACCCCCAGCCGGGTTTTTTTCTAACAATTCCCAAGTAATTAGTCAACTAAGCATGTCTAATTGTGAGCACAGCACAATGAAGATAACCAAAAGAAAACTGGTTGGACTGAGGTTCAGTTGGATGGAGAGAGGGTCTTGTACTCCTCTCGTGTGGAACAATAATCCTAGAACCTGTTTCGATGTCTTTTGCCAGTCCTTGATCGTTtggtgagagagagatcAGACGATGGAGGGTTGCAGTCTGTGGAAATAGGACATTCTCTGTATATCCAGCAATataaattaattaattatGTAATCTGATTATGCCATCTGATTATGTCATCTGATTATGTCATCTGATTATATCATCTGTCCTGACTCTTCTCTTTCGACATGCCATCTCTGTCTATGGAGTCACATGGAAACGGGACTCAGAGGCTCGATGGCCCAGAATTTTGGACTGAAAAAGTACCGCTTCCACTCTCCGTCGCAATAGACAAGGTATCCGTCGTCGTCACGCTTGGGAACCACGCAGTACCGTTTGGTGTCGGTGTTGAGCAAGACTCGATAGATGGAGCCCTTGTAGCCGTAGGACATGTGGTGGTATCTGTCGCCCAGACACTGGACGTTGCCCAGAAGTCTTCCCTGGAGGTTGAGGCTTGTCTTTTGGATCTTTTTGTTGCCAGTGACATCCACGGTGACAATGGAGTTTCTGTGGACTAGATGAAGGGTCTGGTTGTGCAAGAGGGGGGCTGGAAACGCCGTGGTCCCCTTAAAGGAGGCCAGAAAGTGGCAAGTGCCATTGGTAACCACGTACAGGTTGCTGGTGGCGGTGTGGAGCGGTTCCCAGATGAAAATGTGAGCTCCAGAGGTGGCCACCCCGGCCGGAATCGGGGTCAGAGCTATGGGGAGGGCAATTGTCGTTTGTTTGCCCTCCTCCAAAAGTACCAGAAGCCATCTGGTCTTCGACTTGACCAGAACCGCACACCCCGTCAGCGTGTATGCCTTTGCGGTGACCCGATACTCGTTTTTTTTCGGGTTGGGCAGCGTGAAGGTCCACTGGCGGTTTTTAgcaaagaaggagaaggcaTTGGGGGGCGATTGGGGCGACGTTTGGGTCTGTCTGGGCGTTTTCGCCCGGGTGCCGGTCGTGAGGTCGAAAAATGGGTCGTCGAGGGAGTTGTTGTCGAAAATGGAGGTCTGGACCTGCTCCAACCGGACTCGAGTCGGGTCCTGATACATGGCGTCGCAAATGAGCGCCGAGTCGGGAACCAGAGTGTCCCACAGCTCCTCGTGAATGaactcctcttcttcaaccaGAGTGAAGTGTCCCTGGGCCGATTCCGACAAGAGCGAAAGAGGGGAGGGTCGAAACGGTGTGTGCTGGTGGAGATTGAGGTCCAGGTGGGGAATCTGCTTGAATTTCTCCGGGGGAATGAGTTGTTCGGCCACCTGTTTCCACGACAAGTCGAACGGCTGGCTCCAGGGACAGATGTCTTTGCTGGCGAGAAAGTGGCGCGCTTCCAGAGCCACCATGGTCTTGTAGAGGTCTCGGGACGTCAGCGACAGGTTCTTGGTGTCCTTGGCCGCGAGGTGCGGCAGGACCAGGTGTATAACATGTGCTAACATTCTATCCGTGAAGAGTGTCGGATGATGTCCAAGATCACAAGTTGAGAACACTGATTGCGAAATGGTGGTTCTTATGTGTGTGTCGTTTTCGTCAGTCGGTTTCGTCGGTCCTCTAACACCTCTTTGCTTGCTATTATAACAAACCACCCTCCTCAAAACGGTTCGCAAAGTTTTCTGAATCAGATGCTGCTTGAATCAGACGTTGCTTGTGCTGTCGACAGTCTCGTTTGATCTGTCTTCGGCAACCTGGTAAAAAACCCGCTGATGTTCCCGTCACACCGACCACAGTCAATCTCTTATACACCCCTGGATCTCAGATCCACGGTTGCAGCCGATCCCAAACGGGTTAGATTCAACTCTAAGACGCAGGGATCGACGCGATAATCGGACGGGCAAACAGAGGTAGACAGAGACAaaaagacagacagacaaaGACAACAAGAGCTCGAAAAATGTGTCAAAAAAGACGCGCGTGATGGGGAAAACGCGTGTATACTCTCGAAAACGTCCTTCAATCCCGTTTCCATCCACCTATTACCCGGTCTATACCCTTGTTGACGCTAACCAGCCACTATCCCGCTGCCGTAGGCAATGCCCCTTGATTCAACATTTCAAGTCttgtgctacaagtagtagcTACCAAGGGGTCAAGACAAGTCTAACACGGCTGGAAAAGACCCCCGAATcagctttttttttgtttttttttgtcttaGATGGCTTCCAGCGACCTGTCCAACATCTGAAACACATGCATTGTGTGCGTGTAACAGCCACATGCACGTGTAGCGAATacgagaggaggacgatgcGAGTGCTACTGggggatcacgtgaggTGTGTGTGACCGACGATGGCCACGCATTGAGGtgatggtcacgtgaccccacCCCTCCATCAGAAACTTCAACccaagtactgtacaagtactgtaccgacTCACTTGCTGGTCCAACCCCTTCCTCCAAAAGTGCATCTAATAATATTAACAAGGTTCGAATATGCGCCAATTAATTAATATGCCTAATTAAGACGAGTTTTAATTTTGCGCCCGACGCGTCCGGCTATTGCACCAATTTATGATGCCGAAAATGGACCGAAAGAGATGGATTGAGAAATATGATGATATCAGGGGAacaaatcacgtgaaacATGTCAATTTTGTGTTTAATCCGATTTCTACCAAATTAATAACAATAACAATAATaatataataataatataataatataataattttattttttatttttcttctccaaaCCGACCCAGTACACTTCCAGCAACTAAAATGACCCTAACCAAAATGACCACAAGCCAAGCGACAGATCGTCACGACGGCCGCTCAAACG
Encoded here:
- a CDS encoding uncharacterized protein (Compare to YALI0C05731g, no similarity); amino-acid sequence: MLAHVIHLVLPHLAAKDTKNLSLTSRDLYKTMVALEARHFLASKDICPWSQPFDLSWKQVAEQLIPPEKFKQIPHLDLNLHQHTPFRPSPLSLLSESAQGHFTLVEEEEFIHEELWDTLVPDSALICDAMYQDPTRVRLEQVQTSIFDNNSLDDPFFDLTTGTRAKTPRQTQTSPQSPPNAFSFFAKNRQWTFTLPNPKKNEYRVTAKAYTLTGCAVLVKSKTRWLLVLLEEGKQTTIALPIALTPIPAGVATSGAHIFIWEPLHTATSNLYVVTNGTCHFLASFKGTTAFPAPLLHNQTLHLVHRNSIVTVDVTGNKKIQKTSLNLQGRLLGNVQCLGDRYHHMSYGYKGSIYRVLLNTDTKRYCVVPKRDDDGYLVYCDGEWKRYFFSPKFWAIEPLSPVSM
- a CDS encoding uncharacterized protein (Compare to YALI0C05709g, weakly similar to uniprot|P18544 Saccharomyces cerevisiae YOL140w ARG8 acetylornithine aminotransferase hypothetical) — its product is MGLSHLTCLEQQVVATPTYGLRLCVTEPVEPMLLPKADDYPTSIANTDSPIAPLTMSIFQNAVNADLPRAIAGKGSYLTLENPKTGAQYDILDGSSGAAVAAVGHNHPRIVQAMQHCAGLPYIFTHAVGSKQADDLAELILSKSNGAFSRALFLNSGSEANETAMKIATQFFYEQGQTQRCNFISRDFSYHGNTLGSLSLGGFKSRQVPYKEILNSKAFHKVSTCFPYRHQKDGQTEEQYTQMLLDELDAKFQELGPDTVIAFVCETVIGATLGAVPPSKGYISGCRDICHKYGALFLLDEVMCGMGRTGTYHAWEPEFEAGTGGPDIQTVAKVLGGGYVPLAGVLLSPKVFDVFQKGSGIVYGHQTYQDHVFATGVALEIQRLIFDQNLIEECFEMGKYLGMALKRKFADNPYVGDVRGRGLFWDVEFVADKATKEVFPASMNLAGIMHVRCIENGAHFLKGKGTIDSVLGDHMMVSPAYTVTRVEIDRMIDVLANTLAEVLAENGYN